Proteins encoded together in one Shewanella oneidensis MR-1 window:
- a CDS encoding HAL/PAL/TAL family ammonia-lyase, with product MKLKTIPLVIAAILPMTSIAATHTLDGTSLTVDKLWEISKSGEDVNISKEGWERIRASYKAPIDAAEDGRSIYGLTVNYGALKDQRVAGASVENEPNRSESIKFNERQMRIQAAGMEPFLPEAESKMAMVIRLNQMAAGFTGMSVDAANAYMEYINNDVYPLIPSRGSEGANDLSMVTHVGLALMGEWDVMYQGKRRSSAEVRKELGLKKYQPFGMDGISILSNSNVAEAQSITAVKKVEHLLDLSSVIIASSLEALNGNVSPFLWHTVDTKGWPQGHEAAESILSHLKGSYLWSLDSKRNLQDPLSFRSSGQILAAAKEELRQAKELLNTAINHTTDNPIVHTNARDDLWYSNSDYVDGLRVGGKNVFVNSGSNFDNTQLAVQLESLSRALAQVIHISAWRTTQLDDGHRTKLTTYLISKENVGGDGFANIAQSMSGLYAEAMSLTNSAAIYGVPTSVGIEETFSNVNLIANRLDKIADIAYEIYSYEVLHTTQGMDIRTKEYSQKMGNGTSEFLHEYRKYVPFVSKDRIYTPDINNGVKFLKTYSTR from the coding sequence ATGAAATTAAAAACTATACCGCTTGTAATAGCCGCTATATTACCTATGACATCAATCGCAGCAACTCATACGCTTGATGGCACTTCATTGACTGTAGATAAACTTTGGGAAATATCTAAGTCTGGTGAAGATGTTAACATTTCGAAAGAAGGTTGGGAGCGTATTCGAGCGTCTTATAAAGCGCCTATTGATGCAGCTGAAGATGGGCGTTCTATTTATGGATTAACCGTTAATTACGGTGCTCTGAAAGACCAGCGTGTCGCGGGGGCTTCGGTCGAAAATGAGCCGAATCGTTCAGAATCTATTAAATTTAATGAGCGGCAAATGCGGATACAAGCAGCGGGGATGGAGCCATTTTTACCTGAAGCTGAATCTAAAATGGCGATGGTTATCCGTTTGAACCAGATGGCTGCAGGATTTACAGGGATGAGTGTTGATGCTGCCAATGCCTATATGGAATATATCAACAATGATGTTTATCCACTTATTCCATCTCGAGGCTCAGAAGGTGCCAATGATTTGAGTATGGTGACACATGTCGGTTTAGCCTTAATGGGTGAGTGGGATGTAATGTACCAAGGAAAGCGTCGCTCTTCAGCTGAGGTTCGTAAAGAGCTAGGATTGAAAAAATATCAGCCATTTGGGATGGATGGTATTTCAATTCTCTCAAATAGTAATGTTGCCGAAGCACAATCTATTACGGCAGTGAAAAAAGTGGAGCATCTACTCGATCTATCATCAGTGATAATTGCGTCTAGTTTAGAAGCGCTAAATGGTAACGTGTCCCCTTTTCTATGGCATACAGTCGATACAAAAGGATGGCCACAGGGACATGAAGCGGCGGAATCAATTTTATCTCATTTAAAAGGTTCATATCTTTGGAGTCTTGATTCGAAGCGAAATTTACAGGACCCGTTGAGCTTTAGATCATCAGGTCAAATTTTAGCGGCAGCGAAAGAAGAATTACGCCAAGCAAAAGAGTTACTTAATACAGCAATCAACCATACGACAGACAATCCAATTGTGCATACAAATGCAAGAGATGATTTATGGTACAGCAATAGCGATTATGTTGATGGCTTACGGGTTGGTGGAAAAAATGTTTTTGTTAACTCAGGTTCTAATTTTGATAATACCCAGCTAGCAGTGCAGTTGGAGTCTTTGAGTCGTGCACTTGCCCAAGTGATTCATATTTCAGCCTGGCGTACTACCCAATTAGATGACGGTCACCGTACAAAATTAACAACATATTTAATTTCTAAGGAAAATGTTGGTGGTGATGGTTTTGCTAATATCGCACAATCTATGTCTGGTCTTTATGCGGAAGCGATGTCTTTGACTAATAGTGCTGCAATTTATGGCGTACCAACATCTGTTGGTATTGAGGAAACCTTTAGTAACGTCAATTTAATTGCAAATCGCTTAGATAAAATTGCAGATATTGCTTATGAAATTTACTCTTATGAGGTGTTGCATACCACACAAGGTATGGATATCAGAACAAAAGAATATAGCCAAAAAATGGGGAATGGTACGAGTGAATTTCTTCATGAATACCGTAAATATGTTCCATTTGTATCTAAAGATAGAATTTACACTCCTGATATAAATAACGGTGTTAAATTTTTAAAAACCTACAGTACAAGATAA
- a CDS encoding IS5-like element ISSod12 family transposase, with the protein MSKPRYKTTNWKQYNQALINRGSLTFWIDEDAIAKWKAKVEPPKKGRPQLFSDLAITTALMVKRIFSMPLRALQGFINSVFKLGDIPLSCPHYTCISKRAKTVNIAFKTKTRGAIEHLAIDSTGLKVYGEGEWKVKKHGTDGKRRVWRKLHIAVDTHSHEIIAAELSLSGVTDAEVMPNLLKQTHRKIRNISGDGAYDTKACHEAVRRKRALVLIPPREGAALWEKGHPRNLAVSWQQLHGSNKQWKKRYGYHRRSISETAMYRIKQLLGGTLSMRNYNAQVGETYAMIRALNKLTGLSMPETHYVA; encoded by the coding sequence GTGTCAAAGCCTCGCTATAAAACAACCAACTGGAAGCAATACAACCAAGCCTTAATCAACCGCGGTTCACTTACCTTCTGGATTGATGAGGATGCAATTGCTAAGTGGAAAGCCAAGGTCGAGCCGCCCAAGAAAGGTCGCCCTCAATTATTTAGCGACTTAGCCATTACCACTGCGTTGATGGTTAAGCGTATTTTCTCTATGCCACTGAGAGCCTTACAGGGCTTTATCAATTCGGTGTTTAAACTGGGTGACATCCCATTATCTTGCCCGCATTACACCTGTATCAGTAAACGCGCGAAAACGGTCAATATTGCTTTTAAAACCAAGACTCGCGGCGCCATTGAGCACTTAGCTATCGACTCGACAGGCTTGAAGGTCTATGGCGAAGGTGAGTGGAAAGTGAAGAAACATGGCACAGATGGAAAGCGCAGAGTGTGGCGTAAACTGCATATTGCCGTCGATACACATAGCCATGAAATTATTGCCGCAGAACTCAGTTTATCAGGTGTAACAGACGCTGAAGTGATGCCCAATTTACTTAAGCAAACCCATCGAAAAATCCGCAATATCTCGGGTGATGGTGCTTACGACACGAAAGCCTGTCACGAAGCCGTTCGTCGAAAACGCGCTTTAGTACTGATTCCACCTAGGGAAGGTGCTGCGCTATGGGAAAAAGGGCATCCACGAAACTTAGCCGTCAGTTGGCAACAGCTTCATGGCTCAAATAAGCAATGGAAAAAACGGTATGGTTATCATCGCCGCTCAATCTCAGAAACCGCTATGTACAGGATAAAACAACTGCTAGGAGGCACGTTGAGCATGCGGAATTATAACGCTCAGGTGGGAGAAACCTACGCGATGATTAGGGCTTTGAATAAGCTGACTGGGCTAAGTATGCCTGAAACCCACTATGTAGCTTGA
- a CDS encoding outer membrane beta barrel protein, with the protein MKTKLLCKFMSAIVGLSAFSVYADNPDEGIKFGGSVRANYAYRDYDQASKDKGGDFYFDVATLTLNGKIGDWGVSADYRLSSKTNFIKHGYGFYDVNDDLQVQVGINKVPFGNRELISNSWWFGLPYYLGFEDDSDVGVKVVYENQGWHTDVAFYKSAEYGATENKRYSTDLYTGTINGTEYHNEETNQLNVRQTYTTEYEGGSTTFGGSVQYGQIYNSETGNNGDRYAVALHLDSSYKGWNLQMQAMQYEYDAADAIDSNKIGVSVVSWQYEIASKGQAYNINIAKTVNTDWGSIKFYNDFGLMTPDVDDDSYDNSMQNVTGMAISAGPTYTMIDFIMGKNMTFSTANNDHIGLPEVGDDWDKRVNINFGFYF; encoded by the coding sequence ATGAAAACTAAATTATTATGTAAGTTTATGTCTGCAATTGTTGGATTATCTGCTTTTAGTGTTTATGCAGATAATCCAGATGAAGGAATTAAATTTGGCGGTTCAGTTAGAGCGAACTATGCTTATAGAGATTATGACCAAGCTTCAAAAGATAAGGGGGGAGACTTTTATTTTGATGTTGCAACTTTAACGTTAAATGGAAAAATAGGGGACTGGGGGGTATCTGCAGATTATAGACTGTCATCAAAAACGAATTTCATTAAACATGGTTATGGTTTCTATGATGTAAATGATGATCTGCAAGTTCAAGTTGGTATTAATAAGGTTCCTTTTGGTAATCGAGAGTTAATATCAAATAGTTGGTGGTTTGGTTTGCCATATTACTTAGGGTTTGAGGATGACTCTGACGTAGGTGTTAAAGTGGTTTATGAAAACCAAGGTTGGCATACAGATGTAGCCTTTTATAAAAGTGCTGAATATGGTGCGACCGAGAACAAGCGTTATTCGACCGATTTGTATACCGGTACCATCAATGGCACTGAGTATCACAATGAAGAGACTAACCAGTTAAATGTGCGCCAAACTTATACAACAGAATACGAAGGCGGCTCGACTACCTTTGGTGGCTCTGTGCAGTATGGCCAAATCTACAACAGCGAGACGGGCAACAATGGCGATCGCTATGCCGTAGCATTGCATTTAGACAGCAGCTACAAAGGCTGGAATTTACAAATGCAAGCCATGCAATATGAATACGATGCTGCAGATGCTATCGACTCTAATAAAATTGGCGTGTCAGTAGTAAGCTGGCAGTATGAAATTGCTTCTAAGGGCCAAGCCTATAACATCAACATTGCCAAAACCGTGAACACAGATTGGGGTAGCATTAAGTTCTACAACGACTTTGGTTTAATGACGCCAGATGTTGATGATGATAGCTACGATAACAGTATGCAAAACGTCACTGGTATGGCGATTTCTGCAGGTCCTACCTACACAATGATCGACTTTATTATGGGTAAAAATATGACCTTCTCTACCGCCAATAATGATCATATAGGTTTACCTGAAGTGGGTGATGATTGGGATAAAAGAGTTAATATAAACTTTGGCTTCTATTTTTAG
- the xseA gene encoding exodeoxyribonuclease VII large subunit, with amino-acid sequence MQVPKNNIYTVSRLNGEVRQILEGQLGKIWLNGEISNFSTPSSGHWYLTLKDHFSQIRCAMFKGRNQSVSFKPVNGQQVIVKGAISVYEPRGDYQLLIESMLPAGDGLLAQQFEALKMKLAALGLFAADTKRALPKNIQRIGVITSPTGAAIRDVLHVLARRDPSIEVIIYPTQVQGENADINICQAINIANQRLEVDVLLLTRGGGSLEDLWCFNSEALAHTIYNSALPIVSAVGHEVDTTISDYVADVRAPTPSAGAELLSQDSDNKSQRLATVLARLKQSASHYQLKQERRLSLLEHRLQRLDPKRTLQQFEQRFDEMQLRLEAALTNKLHGLSRRQQQLASRLEQQSPKHKLALEANRLSYLATRLQDAMQDKLSHSGQRIKYVAHQLETVSPLATLSRGYSITTDVNGAVITSASQISLGDTITTQLSNERLMSTVTRLP; translated from the coding sequence ATGCAAGTCCCTAAAAATAATATTTATACCGTCTCACGCCTCAATGGTGAAGTCAGACAAATTCTTGAGGGACAACTGGGTAAGATCTGGCTAAATGGGGAAATTTCCAACTTTTCCACCCCCAGTTCAGGCCATTGGTATTTAACCCTTAAGGATCATTTTTCACAAATTCGCTGCGCTATGTTTAAGGGGCGCAACCAAAGTGTTAGCTTTAAACCCGTGAATGGCCAGCAGGTGATCGTAAAAGGTGCAATTAGCGTTTACGAGCCGCGGGGCGACTATCAATTATTAATTGAATCAATGCTTCCGGCTGGAGACGGCTTACTGGCGCAACAATTTGAAGCGTTGAAAATGAAGCTCGCCGCGCTGGGATTATTTGCCGCCGATACTAAACGCGCACTACCCAAAAATATCCAACGCATTGGGGTTATTACCTCACCCACAGGTGCCGCTATTCGCGATGTATTACATGTGCTTGCACGGCGCGACCCATCGATTGAAGTGATTATTTACCCGACACAAGTACAGGGCGAAAACGCGGATATTAATATCTGCCAAGCAATCAATATCGCCAATCAACGGCTTGAGGTGGATGTATTACTGCTCACCCGCGGCGGTGGCTCGTTAGAAGATTTATGGTGTTTTAACAGCGAAGCCCTCGCCCATACCATTTATAACAGTGCGTTACCCATAGTGAGTGCCGTGGGTCATGAAGTCGATACCACGATCAGTGACTATGTGGCAGATGTACGAGCTCCCACCCCCTCCGCTGGTGCAGAACTGCTCTCACAGGACAGTGACAATAAAAGCCAACGTTTAGCCACAGTGCTTGCCCGCCTCAAACAGAGCGCAAGCCACTATCAACTCAAGCAGGAGAGACGTTTAAGTTTACTTGAGCACAGGTTGCAACGCTTAGATCCTAAGCGCACCTTGCAGCAGTTTGAGCAGCGTTTCGATGAGATGCAATTACGGCTCGAAGCCGCGCTTACCAACAAGCTGCATGGCTTAAGCCGCCGTCAGCAGCAACTGGCAAGTCGCCTAGAGCAACAATCGCCGAAACATAAGCTCGCGCTCGAAGCTAATCGTTTGAGTTATTTAGCGACGCGGTTGCAGGATGCCATGCAGGACAAACTCAGCCACAGCGGGCAGCGGATTAAATATGTAGCCCATCAGTTAGAGACTGTCAGTCCATTGGCGACATTGAGCCGCGGTTACAGCATCACCACTGACGTAAACGGTGCTGTTATCACATCTGCAAGTCAAATCAGTCTTGGTGATACTATTACAACTCAACTGTCCAACGAGCGTCTAATGTCTACCGTTACTCGTCTCCCATAA
- a CDS encoding cytochrome c3 family protein, whose product MMKYIYKLGLVSALLMTCLSAYSAENTLSGVPIKEHHFKLMGKSGSCKTCHGTGVPNERPDSSFCIRCHGTMDEIPTKENKYDKLPHDSAHYRNTLECTACHSEHKPSHAICSDCHIVEFPNLK is encoded by the coding sequence ATGATGAAATATATATATAAATTAGGTTTGGTTAGTGCTTTGTTAATGACTTGTTTATCTGCCTACTCTGCGGAGAATACTTTAAGTGGAGTGCCAATTAAAGAGCATCATTTTAAGTTGATGGGGAAAAGTGGAAGTTGTAAAACATGTCACGGTACTGGTGTGCCGAATGAAAGACCTGATTCAAGTTTTTGTATTAGATGCCATGGTACAATGGACGAAATCCCAACGAAAGAAAATAAATACGATAAATTACCCCATGACTCTGCTCATTATCGGAATACATTGGAGTGTACAGCATGTCATTCAGAGCATAAACCATCACATGCTATATGCAGTGATTGCCATATAGTGGAGTTTCCAAATCTAAAGTAA
- a CDS encoding LysR family transcriptional regulator: MISSSTVHAFYFSAKYSSFSRAAEILETTQPNISGQIIKLEKDLDTILFIRKQGRVSLSKEGEKLYLVAEKIVNSYKEFDSVVEYFFEEEPIVIVTQPRLYTKYVAPYLTDDLINNNLFHIKTGELTAIKSWLDKEDADIVITEGLFDSHSRYINEGVIDVLKFSWAKKVNEQFDSPCPTLVHSKVWDHWHDLSSALNRNKEFKRKLIIDTPDFAERLIESGVGIGLLPNVMISNNANLEVCHGPTRNNVLGPICLYSKKYSQHKNLRSLVNMFKKESSDS, from the coding sequence ATGATTAGCAGTAGCACTGTTCATGCTTTCTATTTCTCAGCAAAATATTCCAGCTTTTCACGGGCTGCGGAGATATTGGAGACAACGCAGCCTAATATAAGTGGACAAATAATAAAATTAGAAAAAGATCTTGATACAATTTTGTTTATTAGAAAGCAAGGCCGTGTTTCACTGTCTAAAGAAGGTGAGAAGCTCTATTTGGTTGCCGAAAAAATAGTTAATAGTTATAAAGAGTTTGATAGTGTCGTAGAATATTTTTTTGAAGAAGAACCTATAGTTATTGTTACTCAGCCTAGGCTTTATACAAAGTATGTTGCACCTTATTTGACAGATGATTTGATAAACAATAATTTATTTCATATAAAAACTGGCGAATTAACAGCTATAAAAAGCTGGTTGGATAAGGAAGATGCAGACATAGTGATTACTGAAGGATTATTTGATAGTCATTCTCGGTATATTAATGAAGGTGTTATTGATGTTTTAAAGTTTAGTTGGGCTAAAAAGGTTAATGAACAGTTTGATTCACCCTGTCCAACACTCGTTCATTCAAAAGTCTGGGATCATTGGCATGATTTATCATCAGCCTTAAATCGAAATAAAGAGTTTAAGCGTAAGTTAATTATTGATACGCCGGATTTTGCTGAGCGTTTGATTGAGTCTGGTGTTGGTATTGGGCTGTTACCAAATGTTATGATTAGTAATAATGCTAATTTAGAAGTATGTCATGGTCCTACTAGAAATAACGTTCTCGGACCAATATGCCTTTATTCAAAGAAATATTCACAACATAAAAATTTAAGGTCATTGGTTAATATGTTTAAAAAAGAATCAAGTGACAGTTAG